The Streptomyces vinaceus genome contains the following window.
CCGCACGGACGGTCCCCGCCCACGCTAGCCGCGCCCGCCGACACGCGGCGGCCGACGGGTCCGGGGTCCGGGGGCGCTGTTCTGCGCGGGCCGGGTGCGGGTTAGCCTCAGCCACCGACTGGAGTGGGGTGAAGCCGTGATGGACGAAGAGGTTCGGCGGGCTGACGGGGCCACGGGGCACGGAACGGACCGGGATCGAGACCTGTCACGGGACGGGGACCAGGACCGGGAACCGGGCCGGGACCAGGACCGGGAACCGGGCAGGGACCAGGAACCGGGCCGGGACCAGGACCGGGAAGCGGGCCGGCGACGGGAACGCCCTTACGACGTGGTGCTGTTCGGCGCGACCGGCTTCGTCGGCGCCCTCACCGCCGAGTACCTCGCCGCGCACGCCCCCGCCGGCTGCCGGTGGGCGCTCGCTGGGCGCGACCTCGGCAAGCTGGAGCGGCTGCGCGAGCGGCTGACCGCGCTCCACCCCGGCTGCGCCTCGCTGCCGCTGCTGCGCGCGGACGCCGCGGACCCGACGGCCGTACGGGAACTGGCCGCCTCCACCCGGGTCCTCGCCACGACCGTGGGACCGTACGTCCTGTACGGGGCGGAGCTGGTCGCCGCCTGCGCCGCGGCGGGCACGGACTACGTGGACCTCACCGGCGAGCCGGAGTTCGTGGACCGGATGTACGTCGAGCACGACGCCCGGGCCCGGGAAACGGGCGCGCGGCTGGTGCACGCCTGCGGCTTCGACTCGATCCCGGCCGACCTCGGCGCGTACTTCACGGTGGGGCAGCTCCCCGAGGGCGCCGCGCTGCGGGTGGACGGGTTCATGCGGTCCAACGCCACCTTCTCCGGCGGAACGCTGGCCTCCGCCCTCACCGCCATGGGTCGCGGACCGCAGACCCTGGCGGCGGCGCGGGAGCGCCGGCTGCACGAGCCCCGGCTGCCCGGGCGACGCGTGCGCGGACCCCTGGGCGCGCCGCGGTTCAGCCGGGAGACCGGCACGTGGGCGCTCCCGCTGCCGACCCTGGACCACCGCGTCGTGACCCGCTCGGCGGCCGCGCTGGAGCGGTACGGGCCGGACTTCCGCTACCGGCAGTACGCCTCGGTGAAGCACCTCCCGGTCGCCGTGGGCGGCGCGGCGGCGGTCGGCGGGGCGGTGGCCCTGGCACAGCTCCCGGCGGCGCGGCGGTGGCTGATGGGCCGCTGGGAGGCGGGCCAGGGCCCGGACGCGGAGCGTCGGGCGCGCAGCTGGTTCACGGTGCGCTTCGTGGGGGAGGGCGGCGGCCGCCGCGTGTTCACCGAGGTCTCGGGCGGCGACCCGGGCTACGGGGAGACCGCCAAGATGCTGGCGGAGTCCGCGCTGTGCCTCGCGTACGACGCCCTGCCCGACCGGGCCGGCCAGCTCACCACGGCGGTGGCGATGGGCGACGCCCTGCTGGACCGGCTCCAGAAGGCGGGGATCCGTTTCCGGGTGGCCTCGGCCCGCTGAACCGGCCGCCGCTCAGGAGGCCTCGCGCAGGGCCCGTCGGCAGAGCGAGTCGGCGTGCCGGGTGGACTCGGGGATCCGGAAGCGGGGGCTCAGCGCCAGGGCGTGGGCACAGGCGTTGTCGAGCGAGATGCGGTGGCCGACCGAGACGTACACCGGCTTGATCCCGTCCTGCGTGCGCAGCGCCCGGCCGACGACGGCCCCGTCGGCCGCGACCAGCGCGGCGGCGTCACCGCGCCGGGCGCCGGGCTCCTCGTACGTGAACGTGAAGGGGTTCTTCGCCACCCCCATGCTCGGCAGCCCGGTGACGACCCCGAGGTGGCAGGCGAGACCGAAGCCGCGGGGGTGGGCGAGCCCGTACCCGTCGCAGACGACCAGGCCGGGGGCGGCGGTCAGCGATTCGAGGGCGGCCAGCACGGTGGGCAGCTCCCGGAAGGCGAGGAGTCCGGGCACGTAGGGGAAGCTGACGTGCCCGACGGCGGTCGCCTCCTCCACCACTTCCAAGGTGGCGGCGTCGAGGACGACGGCCGCGGCGGCGACCAGGTCGCGCTCGTCGTCGTAGGCGACGTCCACACCGGCGACCAGCCCGCGCCCGGGCGGCGGGCCCGCCTCGTCGAGCACCACGCTCTTGCGGAGTTCGTCCTGTATCGCCCGGGCCTCGGCCTCGTCGGCGGGGGTCTTCACACTCGTCATGAGGTGCGAGAGTAGCCTGGCGATCATGTTCGTCATGGAGCTCACGTACACCGCCCCCATCGAGGCCGTCGAGGACGAGCTGGACGCCCACATCGCGTGGCTGGACGGCTACTACGCCTCGGGCGTCTTCCTCGCCTCGGGCCGCAAGGTCCCGCGCGAGGGCGGCATCATCCTGGCCGCGGGCGTCTCGCGGGCGGAAGTCGAGCGCATCGCGGCGGAGGACCCCTTCGTCCTGGCCGGCGTCTGCGCGTACCGCATCACGGAGTTCATCGCGACGAAGACGTCGCCGGAGCTGGCCGGAGTACGGGAGAACCTGGCGGTCTAGTACGACCGCCGGCGCAATCCATGGGCGGGGGGAGCGAGGACATCGGCGTGGATCTCGACGGTGGTGCCGCGGTCCCTCGTCAAGCCCTTCCACCTTCGGCAGACGGAGGGCCTGCTGACCCGTGAGGCGGGCGTCCTGCGCCTCCTCGGTGCCACGGACGATCCCGCGGCCACCGAGCGGCCTGAGCTGGGGATTGGCGGCGGGTCAGTCCCGGATCAGGAGGACGACGAAACCCGCCACGGCTCCCAGGACCAGCCCCAGGACCGCGTAGCGGGGGCGCGACTCGCGCAGGACCGGGAGCAGGTGGTCCACGGAGAAGCGGCCCGGGCCGGTGAGGGTGAGGGCGACGACCGCGGTGAAGAGGACCGACTCCAGTTCCACGCCTTTGGGGGCGAAGTAGGTGCTCAGGCCCCGGACGGCGAGGACGTTGATGAAGGTGCCGGTCAGGGCCGCGCCTGCGAGCGGGGTGAGGAACCCGAGGGCGAGACCGAGACCGCCGAGGGTCTCGGAGAGACCCGCGATGGCCGCCATGGCCTGGCCGGCGGGGTAGCCGCTCATCGAGAAGCCCTTGCCGGTCGCGGTGAAGCCGGGGCCGTCGAACCAGCCGAAGAGCTTCTGGGTGCCGTGCGCGGCCATGGTGAGGCCGACGACGAGGCGCAGTACGAGCAGGCCGACGTCGTGGGTGGCAGTGGTGGCGGAGGTGGCACCGAAGATCGCGCGGTCCCGTCGGTCGTACGCCATGAACGTCCGTTCTTCCGTCGCCTGGGAGCGACGGCCACCCTATGACGCCCGGCTGCCACGGCCCGGCCGCAACGTCGTCGGCCCCCGTCGTCGACCCGTTCGGCCGCAGACCGGCCCCGGCGCGGACCGACCCTGCCGCAGACCTGCCCCCACGCTGACCGGCCCGGTGCCGACCGACCCCGCCGCAGACCGGCCCGGCCGCAGACCGGCCCGGGCCCGCCGCAGCGGGGACCGGCCCCGGCCGTCCGGCCCGGCTCCTACGGCCGCTCCAGCCTCCCCACCCGTCCCTTCTCCCCCGCCGCCCAGCAGCCGCCGTCGCCCGCGCAGGTGACCGTGTCGAACGAGCCCGGGGCCAGGGGGCGCCACGTCCTGCCCCCGTCCGTCGTCACGTCCGTGCCCGTCGGGCCCACCGCCAGGGCCGCGGTGCGCAGGTGCGGGAGCCAGGCCGCGCCCGAGCGGTAGCCGGGGGGCGGGACCGATGCCGGGCTCCAGGTGCGGCCCGCGTCCGCCGACACGGCGGCGGCCCGCGGGGAGGCCTCGCCGGTGCGGTAGTCACCGCCGACCGCCAGGCCCGTCGTACGGTCCCGGAAGGCCAGGGCGAAGACCCCCTTGGCCGGGTCGCCCGCCGGGATGCCCGACGCGGCGGCCCGCCAGGTGCGGCCGCGGTCCGAGGAGTGCAGGATCCGGCCGGTCGCGCCGCCGCCCGTCGCCAGCCAGGCGTCACGCGGCCCGGCGCTGACCAGGCACTGGCCGCCGGCCGCGAAGCCCGCCTCGCCGGGCAGGGCGTCCGGCATCCCCGCGCTCGGCAGCACCGCCCAGTTCCGGCCGCCGTCGTCCGTCGACAGGATGCGGAACTTGCCGTCCACCGGGTCGCTCACGGCCAGTCCGTGCCGGGAGTCGAAGAAGGTGAGGCAGTCGTAGAAGGCCCGCGGGTCGGGGTTGCGGAAGGCCTCGGTCCAGGTGGCGCCGCCGTCCTCGGTGCGCAGCACCCGCGAGGCCTCTCCCTCCCCGATGGACAGGGCCACCGCGCGCCGGGCGTCGAAGGCCTCGATGTCGCGCAGCTCCAGGCCCTCGGCGACGGCGGCGGGCGGTGAGACGTCCCGCCAGCTGCGGCCGCCGTCCAACGTGCGCAGCACCGTGCCCTTGGTGCCGGCCACCCAGGCCGTGGAGCGGCTGACCGCTGCCAGCCCGCGGAACCGGGCGTCCTTGCCGGTGTCCTTCAGCGCCCAGCCCGCGCCCCGTAACTCCTGCCCGCCCGTACCGCCCTGCGCGTGTGCCGGGGCGGCCAGCAGACCCACCGCCAAAGCCGCCGCGCACATGCCAACTCCCAGAAGTCTCATGGCGCCGGAAGCTAATGCACGCCGGATTCGCCGTCCAGGGTGCGTCCGTGC
Protein-coding sequences here:
- a CDS encoding YciI family protein, with the protein product MFVMELTYTAPIEAVEDELDAHIAWLDGYYASGVFLASGRKVPREGGIILAAGVSRAEVERIAAEDPFVLAGVCAYRITEFIATKTSPELAGVRENLAV
- a CDS encoding DoxX family protein; this encodes MAYDRRDRAIFGATSATTATHDVGLLVLRLVVGLTMAAHGTQKLFGWFDGPGFTATGKGFSMSGYPAGQAMAAIAGLSETLGGLGLALGFLTPLAGAALTGTFINVLAVRGLSTYFAPKGVELESVLFTAVVALTLTGPGRFSVDHLLPVLRESRPRYAVLGLVLGAVAGFVVLLIRD
- a CDS encoding WD40/YVTN/BNR-like repeat-containing protein, translating into MCAAALAVGLLAAPAHAQGGTGGQELRGAGWALKDTGKDARFRGLAAVSRSTAWVAGTKGTVLRTLDGGRSWRDVSPPAAVAEGLELRDIEAFDARRAVALSIGEGEASRVLRTEDGGATWTEAFRNPDPRAFYDCLTFFDSRHGLAVSDPVDGKFRILSTDDGGRNWAVLPSAGMPDALPGEAGFAAGGQCLVSAGPRDAWLATGGGATGRILHSSDRGRTWRAAASGIPAGDPAKGVFALAFRDRTTGLAVGGDYRTGEASPRAAAVSADAGRTWSPASVPPPGYRSGAAWLPHLRTAALAVGPTGTDVTTDGGRTWRPLAPGSFDTVTCAGDGGCWAAGEKGRVGRLERP
- a CDS encoding saccharopine dehydrogenase family protein; the encoded protein is MDEEVRRADGATGHGTDRDRDLSRDGDQDREPGRDQDREPGRDQEPGRDQDREAGRRRERPYDVVLFGATGFVGALTAEYLAAHAPAGCRWALAGRDLGKLERLRERLTALHPGCASLPLLRADAADPTAVRELAASTRVLATTVGPYVLYGAELVAACAAAGTDYVDLTGEPEFVDRMYVEHDARARETGARLVHACGFDSIPADLGAYFTVGQLPEGAALRVDGFMRSNATFSGGTLASALTAMGRGPQTLAAARERRLHEPRLPGRRVRGPLGAPRFSRETGTWALPLPTLDHRVVTRSAAALERYGPDFRYRQYASVKHLPVAVGGAAAVGGAVALAQLPAARRWLMGRWEAGQGPDAERRARSWFTVRFVGEGGGRRVFTEVSGGDPGYGETAKMLAESALCLAYDALPDRAGQLTTAVAMGDALLDRLQKAGIRFRVASAR
- a CDS encoding endonuclease V, with amino-acid sequence MTSVKTPADEAEARAIQDELRKSVVLDEAGPPPGRGLVAGVDVAYDDERDLVAAAAVVLDAATLEVVEEATAVGHVSFPYVPGLLAFRELPTVLAALESLTAAPGLVVCDGYGLAHPRGFGLACHLGVVTGLPSMGVAKNPFTFTYEEPGARRGDAAALVAADGAVVGRALRTQDGIKPVYVSVGHRISLDNACAHALALSPRFRIPESTRHADSLCRRALREAS